In one Prochlorococcus marinus XMU1404 genomic region, the following are encoded:
- a CDS encoding alpha/beta hydrolase, with protein sequence MKSNKFLILKLFFIVIGFQFLFNISKVEAAEEIKIIYSIFSRTINVDSLKTYANKGYSTKKLKRILKATGSTDKEIRAVLNKDFEVPITIANKLVYSEIGNVFLTRLSSIIHPSRANDERTGMLALRASVIQGINLGNGKINLVNFFEGYPTKTVILNVNALSKVMNKVESISELLDFFTNSPLDKIKTN encoded by the coding sequence ATGAAATCAAATAAGTTTTTAATATTAAAATTATTTTTTATTGTAATAGGTTTTCAATTTCTTTTTAATATTTCAAAAGTTGAGGCTGCTGAAGAAATAAAAATCATATATAGCATATTTTCTAGAACAATAAATGTGGATTCATTAAAAACTTATGCTAATAAGGGGTATTCAACAAAAAAATTAAAGAGGATTCTAAAAGCAACAGGTTCTACGGATAAAGAAATCAGAGCAGTATTAAATAAAGATTTTGAAGTTCCTATTACAATTGCAAACAAATTAGTATATTCTGAGATAGGTAATGTTTTTTTAACAAGACTTTCATCTATTATCCACCCGTCTAGGGCAAATGATGAAAGAACAGGTATGTTAGCTCTGAGGGCAAGTGTAATTCAAGGTATTAACCTAGGAAATGGAAAAATAAATCTAGTAAATTTTTTTGAAGGATACCCAACAAAAACTGTAATTTTAAACGTCAACGCTTTAAGCAAAGTTATGAATAAAGTAGAATCAATTTCAGAATTACTAGACTTTTTTACAAATTCTCCTCTAGATAAAATCAAAACAAATTAA
- the thrC gene encoding threonine synthase encodes MVLLNKIKNKLRINYRKKRWPGLIEAYKQYLPVTDRTPIISLNEGNTPLIHSDTISKLIGNGTKVFLKYDGLNPTGSFKDRGMTMAISKAKEEGRQAVICASTGNTSAAAAAYASRGGLKPYVLIPEGFVAQGKLAQALMYGAEIISINGNFDKALEIVRDLSSAQPIELVNSVNPYRIQGQKTAAFEIVDDLGIAPDWLCIPMGNAGNITAYWLGFKEYSKIKRNLKLPTMMGFQSEGSAPLVQNIIVKNPETIATAIRIGNPVNREKAKEVKKESKGDFQSVTDEEIINAYKILAKEGVFCEPASAASVAGLIKNKNRIQKESTIVCVLTGNGLKDPDCAIKNNDAVFRKNIEPSLKNITQILGY; translated from the coding sequence ATGGTGCTATTGAATAAAATCAAAAATAAACTACGTATAAATTACAGAAAAAAAAGATGGCCAGGTTTAATTGAAGCTTATAAACAATATCTACCAGTTACAGATAGAACTCCTATCATTTCTCTTAATGAAGGAAATACACCGCTTATACATAGTGACACTATCAGCAAACTAATTGGAAATGGAACTAAAGTTTTTTTAAAATATGATGGTCTAAATCCAACGGGTTCATTTAAAGATCGTGGCATGACTATGGCCATTAGCAAAGCAAAGGAAGAAGGCCGTCAAGCTGTTATTTGCGCAAGTACTGGTAATACCTCTGCTGCCGCTGCTGCCTATGCGTCTAGGGGGGGATTAAAACCATATGTTTTAATCCCAGAAGGTTTTGTTGCTCAAGGTAAACTTGCACAAGCTTTAATGTATGGAGCAGAAATAATATCTATAAATGGAAACTTTGATAAAGCATTAGAAATTGTAAGAGATTTATCTTCAGCACAACCTATAGAACTTGTTAATTCTGTTAATCCATATCGAATACAAGGCCAAAAGACAGCAGCTTTTGAAATTGTTGATGACTTAGGTATTGCACCTGATTGGTTGTGTATTCCAATGGGCAATGCAGGAAATATAACTGCTTATTGGTTAGGTTTTAAAGAATATTCAAAAATAAAAAGAAATTTAAAATTACCTACTATGATGGGCTTTCAGTCTGAAGGTTCTGCTCCACTAGTACAAAATATAATAGTTAAAAATCCAGAGACAATTGCAACAGCAATAAGAATTGGAAATCCTGTGAATAGAGAAAAAGCTAAAGAAGTAAAAAAAGAAAGCAAAGGAGACTTTCAGTCAGTTACAGATGAAGAGATAATCAATGCTTATAAAATCTTGGCCAAAGAAGGTGTTTTTTGTGAGCCAGCCAGTGCGGCATCAGTTGCTGGGCTCATTAAAAATAAAAACAGAATTCAAAAAGAATCGACTATTGTTTGTGTCCTTACTGGAAATGGATTGAAGGACCCTGATTGCGCTATAAAAAATAATGATGCTGTGTTTAGGAAAAATATTGAACCTTCGTTAAAAAATATAACTCAAATCTTGGGATATTAA
- a CDS encoding ABC1 kinase family protein gives MKEDFTDFIEVSGLLDYDPETISKIYKKNPKRLLKRLWQTLIPIFAYLFSVGWDKLTGRLTNEEIARFRAKELTNLLVELGPAFVKAGQALSTRPDIIPVILLEELSELQDQLPGFEGDKAMELIEEDLGSSIDEFFLEIDKEPISAASLGQVHKAKLKNKEVVAVKVQRPGLREQITLDLYIVRNIAYWLKNNIGLIRSDLVALIDELGKRVFEEMDYLNEACNAEKFRNMHKHNQMIAVPKIYKEISSRRVLTMEWIDGTKLTNLEDVKKLGIDPDKMINIGVQCSLEQLLEHGFFHADPHPGNLLALKDGRLCYLDFGMMSEVSRDSRSGLIQAVVHLVNKNFDKLSQDFVKLGFLSEEVNLEPIVPAFQNVFTNAVEQGVSKMDFKSVTDDMSGIMYKFPFKLPPYYALIIRSLLTLEGIALSVDPNFKILGAAYPYFARRLMEDPDPQLRESLKEMLFDDKKFKWDRLEDLLSNAAKQTNLDLEKLLDEVINLLFSPKGGFLRNEIIEGLTNQIDLLSLKILKNLNNYLPSSIKLNMTNENNNLRDLIMYVEPLRNFLDILQKVPGYSIDIFIKRLPRLISEPYTKEMSIKIAKKVTEKGMVRLVKIAAGTNI, from the coding sequence ATGAAAGAGGATTTTACTGATTTTATTGAAGTATCTGGACTGCTGGATTATGATCCAGAAACAATATCCAAAATTTACAAAAAAAACCCAAAAAGACTTTTAAAAAGACTTTGGCAAACACTAATACCTATTTTTGCCTATTTATTTTCTGTTGGGTGGGATAAATTAACTGGTAGATTGACAAATGAAGAGATAGCAAGGTTTAGAGCAAAAGAATTAACAAATTTATTAGTTGAACTTGGGCCAGCATTTGTTAAAGCAGGTCAAGCTTTATCAACACGACCAGATATTATTCCAGTGATTCTTCTTGAAGAATTATCTGAACTGCAAGATCAACTACCAGGTTTTGAAGGAGATAAAGCTATGGAATTAATAGAGGAAGATTTAGGCTCTTCAATAGATGAATTTTTCTTGGAAATTGATAAAGAGCCAATTTCTGCTGCATCGTTAGGACAAGTACACAAAGCCAAACTGAAGAATAAGGAAGTTGTTGCAGTTAAAGTCCAACGACCAGGTTTAAGAGAACAAATAACTCTAGATCTTTACATAGTAAGAAATATTGCTTATTGGCTAAAAAATAATATTGGATTAATAAGAAGTGATCTCGTAGCTTTAATTGATGAATTGGGTAAAAGAGTATTTGAAGAAATGGATTATTTAAATGAAGCATGTAATGCTGAAAAATTTAGAAATATGCATAAACATAACCAAATGATCGCTGTTCCAAAAATTTACAAGGAAATATCATCAAGAAGAGTGTTAACAATGGAATGGATAGATGGAACGAAATTAACCAATTTAGAAGATGTAAAAAAATTAGGAATCGATCCCGATAAAATGATTAATATTGGGGTCCAATGCAGTTTAGAACAACTTTTAGAACATGGTTTTTTTCATGCTGACCCACATCCTGGGAACTTATTAGCTTTAAAAGATGGCAGATTATGTTACCTAGATTTTGGAATGATGAGTGAAGTTTCAAGAGACTCTAGGTCTGGCTTAATACAAGCAGTCGTACATTTGGTCAATAAAAACTTTGATAAATTATCTCAGGATTTTGTAAAGTTAGGATTCCTATCAGAAGAAGTAAATCTAGAACCAATAGTTCCAGCATTTCAAAATGTTTTTACCAACGCCGTTGAACAAGGGGTTTCAAAAATGGATTTCAAAAGCGTTACAGATGATATGTCGGGAATCATGTATAAATTCCCTTTTAAATTACCTCCTTACTATGCACTTATAATTAGATCATTGCTTACTTTAGAAGGAATTGCTTTAAGCGTAGATCCAAACTTTAAAATATTAGGTGCGGCTTATCCATATTTTGCGAGAAGACTTATGGAAGATCCTGATCCACAATTAAGAGAAAGTTTAAAAGAAATGCTCTTTGATGATAAAAAATTTAAGTGGGACCGTTTAGAAGATTTACTATCTAATGCTGCGAAGCAGACAAATCTTGATTTAGAAAAACTTTTAGATGAAGTAATAAATCTTCTCTTTTCTCCTAAAGGAGGTTTTCTTAGAAATGAAATAATTGAAGGATTAACAAATCAAATAGATTTATTAAGTTTGAAAATATTAAAAAATTTAAATAACTACTTACCAAGCTCAATTAAATTAAATATGACGAATGAAAATAATAATTTAAGAGACCTTATAATGTATGTAGAACCATTAAGAAACTTTTTGGATATTTTACAAAAAGTTCCGGGTTATTCCATTGATATTTTTATAAAACGATTACCTAGACTAATAAGTGAGCCCTATACAAAAGAAATGAGCATAAAAATTGCAAAAAAAGTTACAGAAAAAGGAATGGTTAGACTAGTTAAAATTGCCGCTGGCACAAATATTTAA